The Arctopsyche grandis isolate Sample6627 chromosome 7, ASM5162203v2, whole genome shotgun sequence genome includes a window with the following:
- the LOC143914781 gene encoding lys-63-specific deubiquitinase BRCC36-like produces the protein MQSLQLVQLSADVFTVCLQHALATEREEIMGLLIGEVDDESTVVSIAASLILRRSDKKPDRVEISEEQLVSATIFAEDLAYKTGKPLRVVGWYHSHPHITVWPSHVDLDTQAMYQQMDSSFVGLIFAVFLTEQSTKAHEVQVTCFQSVETSSSRSRIEIPLVIVQPQNALLSTCFETLIQLPKIFDEEENETFSKETGGIEGDFLTEQHNEAVRTIALGHIAEKMTRPMMEVLAERNQYSKTRLQMLRNYHKFLMGKLEECGLLL, from the exons ATGCAGTCACTGCAGCTGGTGCAGTTGTCAGCCGACGTGTTTACCGTTTGCCTTCAGCATGCATTGGCTACGGAACGAGAGGAGATCATGGGACTACTCATTGGAGAA GTGGACGATGAATCGACAGTTGTCAGTATAGCAGCTTCGTTAATATTGAGACGGTCAGATAAGAAACCAGACCGTGTGGAAATATCTGAAGAGCAGCTCGTATCGGCGACAATTTTCGCCGAAGATTTGGCTTATAAAACGGGAAAGCCTCTCAGAGTCGTGGGATGGTATCATTCGCATCCACATATTACTGTTTGGCCTTCCCACGTTG atttgGACACCCAAGCGATGTATCAACAAATGGACTCTAGTTTTGTTGGATTAATTTTTGCTGTATTTTTAACCGAGCAAAGTACAAAAGCTCACGag GTTCAAGTAACTTGTTTCCAATCAGTGGAAACGTCATCTTCAAGATCGAGAATAGAAATTCCATTGGTTATTGTACAGCCACAAAATGCACTTTTATCTACATGTTTCGAG ACGCTAATTCAACTCCCGAAAATTTTCGATGAAGAGGAGAATGAAACGTTTTCCAAAGAAACGGGTGGGATAGAGGGAGACTTTCTGACTGAACAACACAACGAAGCCGTTCGAACTATTGCTTTGGGACATATTGCCGAAAag ATGACTAGACCGATGATGGAAGTGTTAGCCGAAAGAAATCAGTATAGTAAAACACGTCTACAAATGTTACGAAATTATCATAAATTCCTTATGGGAAAACTCGAAGAATGTGGACTATTATTATAG